One Pelodiscus sinensis isolate JC-2024 unplaced genomic scaffold, ASM4963464v1 ctg34, whole genome shotgun sequence DNA segment encodes these proteins:
- the LOC142823747 gene encoding olfactory receptor 1f45-like, whose protein sequence is MDEGNWTSVSEFVLLGLSVEQDLLIIVVLLVTYLVNLASNSLLLGLAVVHALTQHRAISFTSCMAQLFMFFAVGNMENYLLAAMAYDRYVAVCDPLRYAAVVTRSLCLKMVAASWAVVIAHALLHTLRAATLSYCGNRLQHFFCDMQPLLLLSCTRPLTIELVTTTEAVLVWLSPFAFILASYVRIGVAVVRLRSAQGLRKALSTCSSHLTMVLLKFTIVMWLYFRRDSSNTHGYDQKVTFLDKALVPTLNPFIYSLRNKDVAVALRRAGRKVLTWGM, encoded by the exons ATGGATGAGGGCAACTGGACGTCCGTCTCCGAGTTTGTGCTCCTGGGACTCTCCGTAGAGCAGGACCTGCTGATCATCGTGGTGCTCCTGGTCACCTATTTGGTGAACCTGGCCagcaactccctgctgctggggctg gccgtGGTGCACGCCCTGACCCAGCACCGGGCCATCTCCTTCACCAGCTGCATGGCCCAGCTCTTCATGTTCTTCGCTGTGGGCAACATGGAGAACTACCTGCTGGctgccatggcctacgaccgctacgtggccGTCTGCGACCCGCTGCGCTACGCCGCCGTGGTGACGCGGTCCTTGTGCCTCAAGATGGTGGCTGCTTCATGGGCCGTGGTGATTGCACACGCCCTGCTGCACACTCTCAGGGCTGCCACGTTGAGCTACTGCGGCAACCGCCTGCAGCATTTCTTCTGTGACATGCAgccgctcctgctcctctcctgcacccggcCCCTCACCATTGAGCTGGTGACCACCACTGAGGCTGTCTTGGTGTGGCTGAGCCCTTTCGCCTTCATCCTGGCCTCCTATGTCCGCATTGGGGTTGCTGTGGTCCGCCTGCGCTCTGCCCAAGGCCTGCGCAAGGCCCtctccacctgcagctcccacctgacCATGGTGTTGCTCAAATTCACCATCGTGATGTGGCTCTATTTCCGACGAGACTCTAGCAACACCCACGGTTATGACCAGAAAGTGACCTTCTTGGACAAAGCATTGGTGCCCACCCTAAACCCCTTCATCTACAGTCTGAGAAACAAGGATGTGGCCGTGGCCctgaggagggcagggaggaaaGTTCTGACTTGGGGCATGTGA